Proteins encoded within one genomic window of Erinaceus europaeus chromosome 13, mEriEur2.1, whole genome shotgun sequence:
- the HTR1B gene encoding 5-hydroxytryptamine receptor 1B yields the protein MEESGASCAQPPPADSQTRVSPANISAAAPSHNCSAEGYIYQDSIALPWKVLLILLLALITLATTLSNAFVIATVYRTRKLHTPANYLIASLAVTDLLVSILVMPISTMYTVTGRWTLGQVVCDFWLSSDITCCTASILHLCVIALDRYWAITDAVEYSAKRTPQRAAVMIVLVWVFSISISLPPFFWRQAKAEEEVNTCVVNTDHILYTVYSTVGAFYFPTLLLIALYGRIYVEARSRILKQTPNRTGKRLTRAQLITDSPGSTSSVTSINSRAPDVPSESGSPVYVNQVKVRVSDALLEKKKLMAARERKATKTLGIILGAFIVCWLPFFIISLVMPICKDACWFHLAIFDFFTWLGYLNSLINPIIYTMSNEDFKQAFHKLIRFKCTS from the coding sequence ATGGAGGAATCGGGCGCTTCGTGCGCCCAACCGCCGCCTGCAGACTCCCAGACCCGGGTGTCTCCAGCCAACATCTCAGCCGCTGCTCCCTCCCATAACTGCAGCGCCGAGGGCTACATTTACCAGGACTCCATCGCCCTGCCCTGGAAAGTACTACTCATCTTGCTGCTGGCGCTAATCACCTTGGCCACCACGCTTTCCAACGCCTTTGTGATCGCCACCGTGTACCGGACCCGGAAGCTGCACACCCCGGCCAACTACCTGATCGCCTCCCTGGCGGTCACCGACCTGCTCGTCTCCATCCTGGTGATGCCCATCAGTACTATGTACACAGTCACCGGCCGCTGGACGCTGGGCCAGGTGGTCtgcgacttctggctgtcttcgGACATCACCTGTTGCACCGCTTCCATCCTGCACCTCTGTGTCATCGCCTTGGACCGCTACTGGGCCATCACGGACGCCGTGGAGTACTCAGCtaaaaggactccccagagggCGGCGGTCATGATCGTGCTGGTGTGGGTTTTCTCCATCTCCATTTCGCTGCCGCCCTTCTTCTGGCGCCAGGCCAAGGCCGAGGAGGAAGTGAATACCTGCGTGGTGAATACCGACCATATCCTCTACACCGTCTACTCCACGGTGGGCGCTTTCTACTTCCCCACCCTGCTCCTCATCGCCCTCTATGGCCGCATCTATGTGGAAGCCCGCTCCCGCATTTTGAAACAGACTCCCAACCGGACCGGCAAGCGACTGACTCGCGCCCAGCTGATAACTGACTCCCCGGGGTCCACGTCCTCGGTCACTTCCATTAACTCGAGGGCTCCCGACGTGCCTAGCGAATCGGGGTCTCCAGTGTATGTGAACCAAGTCAAAGTGCGCGTTTCGGATGCCCTGCTGGAGAAGAAGAAACTCATGGCCGCTAGGGAGCGCAAAGCCACCAAGACTCTGGGGATCATTTTGGGAGCTTTTATTGTATGCTGGCTGCCCTTCTTCATCATCTCCCTGGTAATGCCTATCTGCAAGGATGCCTGCTGGTTCCACCTGGCCATCTTCGACTTCTTCACATGGCTGGGCTATCTCAACTCCCTCATCAACCCCATCATCTATACTATGTCCAATGAGGACTTCAAACAAGCGTTTCATAAACTGATACGCTTTAAGTGCACGAGTTGA